In the genome of Lentimicrobiaceae bacterium, the window CCTATACAGACACAATAAATACAGCTACAAACAAATATCCAAGTCCCGGTATTTATCAGGTAATACTAACCATGCACAACGATTGGGGTTGCAGTGGTAGCGATACAACAAATATTGAAGTCAAAGCCTGTTTGATAGCTAACTATACCTGCGATTCTGTGGTATGTCAAGGTCAAAAAGTGTATTTTGCTGATAGCAGCAACAGTCTTGCACAGATAACTAGAAGATACTGGAACTTTGGAGACGGGTCTGATACCACTTACCAAAATTATGTACCTGTTATAGAACACACCTACGAAAATCAAGGTGTTTACACGAGCAAATTTGTCATAGAAGCAAATGTAGATGGTATTGTTTATTCCGACAGTACAGAAAGACAGATTATTGTCAAAACAGCACCTATAGCAGACTTTATCACACAAAATCAATGTTTGGGCAGGAGTGTTGAGTTTGTTGACAGCAGTAGCAATTACAGCAACAAAAGACTGATATACCGTTGGGATTTTGGAGACAATAACACAAGCCAGGATACATCGAGTTTAAGAAATCCGAGATATTATTACAACTTGCCGGGAACTTACAATGTTACGCTAAGAGTAAATAATATCTTCGGCTGTACTGATAGTATTGTTAAGAGCATTGACATACAACAACCGCCCACTGCTAACTTTGAGAGCTCGCTATCATGTAGCGGTAAAAACACATACTTCTTTGATGCGTCAAGTTCTAACACCTCTGAGCTTGTAAGTTGGGGTTGGACTATGACGGGAAGCAACGGAGAAATTGCCTACATGGAAGGCAGAACACCGCAATACAACTTTGGAGCTCCGGGCAACTACAAGGTTAATTTGACAGTAGCCGACACCAACGGTTGTACAGATAGCATAAGCAAATATGTAACTGTTTACGGTTCGCCTATAAGTGCGTTCAGATGGAACAAAGACGTAGACAAAATACAAGGTAAATTACAAATGATTAACGGAACCATAGGTGCACAAAACTACTATTGGGACTTTGGAAACGGTACATTCTCACAAGAAAAAGAACCTACAATCACTTACAATTACAGCGGCGATTACACCATTACGCTTGCATCTGTCAACGAATACGGCTGTGTGGACACTGCACGTGCCAAATATACTCTGCTTTTCAAAGGCTTATACATACCAAATGCTTTCGTGCCCGGTGGTACAAACAGCGATCTAAGGATATGGAAGCCTGTAGGCATGAACCTTGCTACTTACAGAGCCGAAGTTTATGACCAGCACGGCAACCTGATATGGAGCAGTAATAAACTTACAAGCCAGGGTGAGCCTGCCGAAGGCTGGAACGGTAAATATAAAGACAAACCTTGTCCGCAAGATGTCTACGTATACAGAGTTTACGCTACTTTCAGAGACGGAACGATTTGGAGAAACAACGACGTTGGCGAAAGGAAAGGATTGGACAACTCTAACAGTGGTACTATTACGCTGATTAGGTAGACATCTTTTAATAAGATGAATTGTTTATGGATGCAAAGGAGTATAACATACAAAAATTAATAGACATTGAAAATTTGTCCGTTAGAGCTTCTAACACCTGTAAAAGATTGGCACTAAATAATTTATCAGAAATTATAGCCTATTACAAAGTTTATGGAAATTTTTTAGATGGAAGAAATTGCGGGGTAAAAACAAATAGTGAGTTAGTAAACATAGTAGAAAAATATTTATCAAAGGAAATTTATATTTCGGAGGAAGAAGAAGGCACTATTTTTAACAGGTTACAAAATTTATGTCAGAAAAAATACAATACAACATCTTTTACAACTGAAAAGTATAGAGATTCGTTTATTAAAAACAAATTTAACTTGGTTGTATTTGTTTCGGAACTAATGGATAACTTCTTAAATCACAAGGAGTTGCTTGTTGTGAGAAAGTGTTTTTTCAAAAACACAGCGGAATACGACATGAACTTAGCTCAAATAGCTGAAGACAACGATGTAAGTAGCGAAAGGCTGAGACAAATATCAATTTTAATACACCATAAAATTGAGAGAGTAATAAGCGACATAAAGAAAGTTGATGCAAATTTAGCCAACAGAGTCGATGTTAAATTCAACCAAAATGATAATATCATAGTATTTAACAAAGAACTATCGCAACAGATTTACGAAAATAAATACGAAGCTTCATATATTGCGCTGGTATATAGATATTTATACGAAGAATACGAGCTTTATCCTAATCATAGGGATAGAGGTGCAAATTTTTATTTGATTAAAACAAGTTTAGTACAAGTGTTTAATTTCGGAATGTTTATTAAAAAGCTTGAAGGGAACTTGAAAAAATTACATAAAACAGATTATATTTGCAACGATACCAAATTATTGAACAAATTTTTGATAAACAAGCACCCTTTGACACAAGAAATTGTTGATGCGTGTTACACCATTCTATCAAAAACAGTAGGTGTATCTACCGACAAAGAAGGTCGTTTTGTTATTAAAAGGAATTCTCACGTAAAAATATCGGAGTATATATTGAAAATTTTTGAAGGCCATAAGGAGCCTATTGATATTTCAACATTGATAAGTGAGTTGAAAAATCGTTACGGTGTTGATTACAGCGGCAAGAAGCAAAACTTACGTTCGTATTTGCTGAATGTAGAAGAAGTATTGCCAATAGGAAAAACCGGAACGTATAAATTAAAATCGTGGGAAAATGTTAAGAGCGGTACAATTAGAGACTTAGTGAAAGATTATTTATTAAAATTTGACGAGCCTAAACACATTAAAGATATACATGCCTACATATCGAAATATCGAAACACTAGTTTATATAGTTTGAAAAACAATATAGGACTTGACCAATCAGGTACATTTGACATATTTCAGTACGGATATATTGGTTTGAAATCAAAGAAATACAAAAATATAACAATAAAAAAGGTTTAAATGTTTAAAATAGTAATAATAGCAATATTGTTTGTGGCAGTTGCCGTTGCAGGCATAGCAATAAAAATGTTTTTCCTAAAAGACGGTGAATTTAAAAAATCGTGCAGTAGCGTTGATCCTGAAACCGGCGAGCGCATAGGTTGCACTTGCGGTAAGGCTGAAGGCAAAGAAGGAGAATGTAAAAACAAACACAAAAGTTTAATCAGCGATTAGTTTGCTAAAAGCCTCTGTCTCTTTAGTTTGGATATTCCCACTGCTATCAGAATAGATAAAATAAACAGGAAGTTCCGGATATTGTTTCAAAAAATCCAAAGAGTTATCAAGACCTTTAACCATAAACATTGTACACAAAGCATCGGCTGTCATGCAATTGTCGTGTATTACCGAAACACTTAACAAAGAATGCTCAACCGGAAATCCTGTGTGTGGGTTTATAGTATGCGAATATCTGATGCCATTTTCTTCATAATACTTTCTGTAACTCCCCGAGGTAGAAATACATTTATCTTTTAATGGAAACTGAATTTGAATATCTCTGTCATCTTCTTTGTCTTTCGCAGGTTTTTCAATAGCAAGCACCCATTCCGTTCCTTCCGGCTTAGTACCTTTAGCCCATATTTCGCCTCCAATATCTACCAAAAAATCATTTATACCTTTGCTGATAAGATATTCGCCCAACAAATCGACTGAAAAACCCTGAGCTATAGCATTAAAATTTATTTGGATATTTTCATCCGACTTAATAATCTTATTATCAACAAGCTGAACTTTTTTATATCCTATAATTTTCAGAACACTATCTATCTGACTTTTAGAAACATTATCTTTCTTTTCAATATTGCCAAATCCCCAAATGTTTACCAAAGGTGCAACAGTAATATCAAAGTCGCCTCCCGACAATTCGGATATTTCCATTGATTTATTCCACACGGCAATAAACAGACTATCGGTAACCGTATCTGTCTCGTTACGATTAATTTTTGAAACCAAAGAATTCGGATTGAAAGTGGAAAAAACACCGTCGAAAGCTATAAGTAAAGAATCTATTTCGTTCTGCAAATTTGTTGTATCGTCGCTATAATATGTAACTGCATAATAGGTACCTTGAGTTTTACCCATCAATTTATGCAAATTATTATCGCTTTTTTGGTTGCATGAGGACAACACGATGACAATTGACAACAACGACAATGCTGTCATAAAAAAAATTCTGTTTTTCATAAGTTTATATTTTTGGCTGTTAGCTCTTTGCCTTTGGCTAATACATAATTATCAACCGAAATCGTCGAATGCTATATTTTCATTAGGAACGCCTAAATTGTCTAACATGTTGAAAACTGCACTATTCATCATAGGTGGTCCGCAAAGGTAATATTCAACTTCCTCGGGTTCGGGGTGATTTATTAAGTAATTATCAAGAGCAACCTGATGTATAAAGCCTGTTGGACCTGTCCAATTGTCTTCTTTAAGAGGTTCGCTAAGTGCAAGATGGAAACTAAAATTAGGATTTTCGGCAGCAATTTTTTCAAATTCGTCTTGATAAAATACTTCGCGCATAGACCTTGCACCGTACCAGTAACTTACTTTACGTTTTGTTTTTTCGGTTAAAAACAGATGGAATATCATAGAACGAAGAGGAGCCATTCCTGCACCACCACCTATAAATACCATTTCTTTATCTGTTTCCTTTATGCAGAATTCGCCGTAAGGACCACTAATAGTAACTTTGTCGCCTGGTTTTCTTGAAAAGATATAAGAAGAACAAATACCGGGATTAACCTTTTTGAAGCTGTTTTTAGCCCTATCCCACGGAGGAGTAGCAATACGTATATTCAATTTTATAATATTTCCTTCTGCCGGATGATTAGCCATTGAGTAAGCTCTGAAAACAGGCTCAGGATTCCGCATTTTCAAATCCCACATATTAAATTTATCCCAATCTTCACGGAATTTCTCTTCTACCTCAATATCTTTATAGTCGATGTTAATTTTAGGTACATCTATTTGGATATAGCCACCACTCTTGAAATCAAGAATTTCTCCTTCGGGAAGTTTAACCACAAATTCTTTAATAAACGTAGCAACATTTTTGTTTGAAACAACTTCGCATTCCCATTTTTTAATTCCAAAAATTTCGGGAGGAATAATAATATCAAGGTCTTCTTTTACTCTAACCTGACAACCCAAACGCCAATTGTTAAGTTGTTCTTTTCTGGTAAAAAAACCTGTTTCGGTAGGTAAAATACTTCCTCCGCCGCTAACAACCTGGCATTTACACATACCGCAAGTTCCACCACCTCCACATGCGGAAGGCAAAAATATTTTTTGATTCGATAGCGTTGTCAGCAGATTACTGCCTGCATTAACAGTGATGGATTTTTCATCGTTAATATTTATTGTAACAGGACCGCTTGAAGTTAGCTTAGACTTGGCGAATAGCAAAAGAAGTACTAACAACAGTATAATTAGCAAGAACACTAATGTCCCGAAAACAAGTGATGTTGATAACATTGATAATATTGTGATAAGCAAATTCATATTAATACTTTTAAATTTTAATTCCCATAAAGCTCATAAACGCGATAGCCATGAGTCCTGTAACAATAAAAGTTATTCCCAAACCCCTTAATGGTTTTGGAATATTTGAGTAAGCAAGTTTTTCTCTGATAGCAGCAAGAGCGATAATAGCTAGCAACCAACCAATTCCGGATCCTAGAGCGAAAACCGAGACTTCGGCAATACTACTGTAACCTCTTTCCTGCATAAATAATGAAACACCCATTATAGCACAGTTAACTGCAATTAGCGGTAAAAATATCCCTAGTGAGTTATAAAGAGAAGGAGAAAATTTTTCTATAACCATTTCTACTAACTGAACTATTGCAGCAATAACAGCAATAAATATCAAAAAGCTGAGGTAAGAAAGGTCTAATGAAGCTAAATCGCTGCTTAGCCAAGCTAACGCACCGGGTTTTAAGAAATAAGTATCTATAAGGTAGTTAATCGGTGCAGTAATAATTAATACAAATGCAACAGCGATACCCAATCCCATAGACGTTTTAACGGTTTTTGAAACAGCCAAATACGAACACATGCCCAGGAAAAAGGCAAATATCATATTGTCGATAAAAATACTTCGTACAAATAAATTAAATAAGTTTTCCATAGCAAATCATGTATTTTTATTGTTCTTGTAATTCTTTTGTTTTGCTTCGCTGGATCCAAATAATGATTCCAATGGTAATAAGAGCCATAGGTGGCAATATCATTAAACCGTTATTCATATATCCAGCATTGTAAAAACTGTCGGGTATTATCTGAAAACCATATATTTTACCTGAACCAAGCAATTCTCTGAAAAAGGCAACTACAATTAGGATAAGTCCGTAAGCTATTCCGTTGCCTACTCCATCGACAAATGAGGGCCAAGGTTTATTAGCCATAGCAAAAGCTTCTAATCTACCCATTATTATACAGTTGGTAATTATTAAGCCCACAAAAACCGACAGTTTTTTACTAACATCGTAAACGTAGGCTTTCAGCACTTGGTCAACAATAATTACTAGTGATGCAATTATAACAAGTTGCACAATAATTCTGATTCGAGAAGGAATAGAATTTCTGAGCAATGATATTATTAGATTGGAAAATGCGGTTACAAAAGTAACGGATAAAGCCATTACGACTGCCGATTTTAATTGTACCGTTATTGCCAATGCCGAACAAATTCCCAAAACCTGTACGGTTACAGGGTTTTCAATATTCAGCGGCGTTTTAATCAGTCTTAATATTTTGGCTGAAAAAAGTGGCTCTTTTTCTTTAATGTTTTGTTCTTTATTCATATTGTAGTTAATGTATTTTAACTTTGTATTTTATTATTGTCTTTTAGATTCAAAAAATGGTTTATAAGTTTCTAAATTATCACAAATCATATCTTGCAATCCTTCGCTAGTAATGGTACCGCCTGATATGGCATCGACGGAATGACGGTCGTCGGAAGCAACCACACCTTTAACGATTTTTATCGATACCAAGCAATTGTCGTTATCGAAAATAGTTTTGTTTATAAATTTTTCTTGATACCACGATTCTCCAATTTCAGCACCCAAACCCGGTGTTTCGCCCTTATGAGCAAACACGCAACCTGCAATTGTATTGAAATCGGATTTAAAAGCCATATATCCCCATATCGGTCCCCACAATCCTTTACCGTGCAACTGAATTATACTCAAAGTATCGTTATCTGCAGTCACTGATTGATATATTGGATATCTTTGTTCTTCAACCGGTTTCCTTAACTCTATTCCGAGT includes:
- a CDS encoding FAD:protein FMN transferase; the protein is MKNRIFFMTALSLLSIVIVLSSCNQKSDNNLHKLMGKTQGTYYAVTYYSDDTTNLQNEIDSLLIAFDGVFSTFNPNSLVSKINRNETDTVTDSLFIAVWNKSMEISELSGGDFDITVAPLVNIWGFGNIEKKDNVSKSQIDSVLKIIGYKKVQLVDNKIIKSDENIQINFNAIAQGFSVDLLGEYLISKGINDFLVDIGGEIWAKGTKPEGTEWVLAIEKPAKDKEDDRDIQIQFPLKDKCISTSGSYRKYYEENGIRYSHTINPHTGFPVEHSLLSVSVIHDNCMTADALCTMFMVKGLDNSLDFLKQYPELPVYFIYSDSSGNIQTKETEAFSKLIAD
- a CDS encoding NADH:ubiquinone reductase (Na(+)-transporting) subunit D: MNKEQNIKEKEPLFSAKILRLIKTPLNIENPVTVQVLGICSALAITVQLKSAVVMALSVTFVTAFSNLIISLLRNSIPSRIRIIVQLVIIASLVIIVDQVLKAYVYDVSKKLSVFVGLIITNCIIMGRLEAFAMANKPWPSFVDGVGNGIAYGLILIVVAFFRELLGSGKIYGFQIIPDSFYNAGYMNNGLMILPPMALITIGIIIWIQRSKTKELQEQ
- the nqrE gene encoding NADH:ubiquinone reductase (Na(+)-transporting) subunit E, which gives rise to MENLFNLFVRSIFIDNMIFAFFLGMCSYLAVSKTVKTSMGLGIAVAFVLIITAPINYLIDTYFLKPGALAWLSSDLASLDLSYLSFLIFIAVIAAIVQLVEMVIEKFSPSLYNSLGIFLPLIAVNCAIMGVSLFMQERGYSSIAEVSVFALGSGIGWLLAIIALAAIREKLAYSNIPKPLRGLGITFIVTGLMAIAFMSFMGIKI
- a CDS encoding PKD domain-containing protein, with protein sequence YTDTINTATNKYPSPGIYQVILTMHNDWGCSGSDTTNIEVKACLIANYTCDSVVCQGQKVYFADSSNSLAQITRRYWNFGDGSDTTYQNYVPVIEHTYENQGVYTSKFVIEANVDGIVYSDSTERQIIVKTAPIADFITQNQCLGRSVEFVDSSSNYSNKRLIYRWDFGDNNTSQDTSSLRNPRYYYNLPGTYNVTLRVNNIFGCTDSIVKSIDIQQPPTANFESSLSCSGKNTYFFDASSSNTSELVSWGWTMTGSNGEIAYMEGRTPQYNFGAPGNYKVNLTVADTNGCTDSISKYVTVYGSPISAFRWNKDVDKIQGKLQMINGTIGAQNYYWDFGNGTFSQEKEPTITYNYSGDYTITLASVNEYGCVDTARAKYTLLFKGLYIPNAFVPGGTNSDLRIWKPVGMNLATYRAEVYDQHGNLIWSSNKLTSQGEPAEGWNGKYKDKPCPQDVYVYRVYATFRDGTIWRNNDVGERKGLDNSNSGTITLIR
- the nqrC gene encoding NADH:ubiquinone reductase (Na(+)-transporting) subunit C, producing MEKSNRYIIIYASVMVIIVAVVLTILAVQLKPAQDANIRVEKMQNLLQTININTTDLNQNEIIDLFEKTIVSGVLINNKGEIVSSDLDEAFNTELGIELRKPVEEQRYPIYQSVTADNDTLSIIQLHGKGLWGPIWGYMAFKSDFNTIAGCVFAHKGETPGLGAEIGESWYQEKFINKTIFDNDNCLVSIKIVKGVVASDDRHSVDAISGGTITSEGLQDMICDNLETYKPFFESKRQ
- the nqrF gene encoding NADH:ubiquinone reductase (Na(+)-transporting) subunit F; this encodes MNLLITILSMLSTSLVFGTLVFLLIILLLVLLLLFAKSKLTSSGPVTININDEKSITVNAGSNLLTTLSNQKIFLPSACGGGGTCGMCKCQVVSGGGSILPTETGFFTRKEQLNNWRLGCQVRVKEDLDIIIPPEIFGIKKWECEVVSNKNVATFIKEFVVKLPEGEILDFKSGGYIQIDVPKINIDYKDIEVEEKFREDWDKFNMWDLKMRNPEPVFRAYSMANHPAEGNIIKLNIRIATPPWDRAKNSFKKVNPGICSSYIFSRKPGDKVTISGPYGEFCIKETDKEMVFIGGGAGMAPLRSMIFHLFLTEKTKRKVSYWYGARSMREVFYQDEFEKIAAENPNFSFHLALSEPLKEDNWTGPTGFIHQVALDNYLINHPEPEEVEYYLCGPPMMNSAVFNMLDNLGVPNENIAFDDFG